The following nucleotide sequence is from Novipirellula artificiosorum.
GCCAACGCAAACGCAGCAAAAATTGTGAGGATTTGGTATTCAGCCATGTTCCGTTCTTATCCGTTTGTTTGATTGAAAACGCTTCTTCTCCGAGTCGCGTTTAGTTCGCAAAGGAAAGCCAGTCTCTCGCCGCCTGCTCCTCGCCTGCGTCAAAATAATTGATCGTGACTGTCGATCTGAACTTACTAGCTAAAAGCGTACGCGAGTGAATCTCTTACGTCGAAACGGCAGTCCAGCCTTCAAAATGCAGTCGAACATAGTCACCTTCTTGCACGAGCAGCACATCTTCGCCCGAGATCCATAGTTCGACTGCCCACTGCGATGAACCGGGGGCCGACTGTCACCACCTTGCCAGCAGATTCGAAAAGCCATTTTGGCTCCAATGTGGAGGGCCTGAAGAACAAGTCCAAACTGGCAATTAGAAAGGCCTACGATTATAAATCCCGTGAAACTATGGAAATAGCCCTGAATCACCAGCTAGGAAAGCTTCCCGAGCCAATTCAAACCCACAAGTTTCGCTGTGACGGCAAACAGATTGGTTGTATCAGCGCTGTTCGCAGGCATTCGGCTTCAAACGCGGTGGTTTCGATCAATCAGTACGCAAAAAGCGCAACTTTAGCGATGTCAGGATGTTTGCCTAACCCTCTTAAACGATTTTGTCGAAGAAACCGATATTATCGCTTAAAACGCTACACGGACGCTTCTTATCAGACGACACAGTACTGGAGTCCGCATCACTTCAAGGAACAAGTGCATGAGACTCATCTGCAGCGTTGCCGTCCTGGTACAGCCACCAAGCAGTTCAAGGACGTTTGCAATTTCGATGTACCAAGAACTCACTGCAAGCATCGCCGTAATGTGGAGGCTGTTCGTTCTCATCTTGGTTTTGGGCATTCTGGGCGTGCCATTGGCCAAGCAAGGACTCACACAAGACTCGGATGCCAAAACACGTTTGTCACCGACGGAGAACGCCGACGTTGAAGAACTGCGTTTTGAAGTCGAAGAGTTGCGCAGACTAGTAGCTGAACGCAACGTTTCTGCGCAGGACTTGCTTGAGCCGCCCATCGATCCACAACGATTGGTTGAAGCAGGTGATTCTCGTGGAGCCATTCTTTTACCCGGAACGGATGTTTCACTTCGCATTGGTGGCTACGCGCGGGGGGAAATGATCTACGATACTGGATATGTTGCGTCCGGGACGTTACTGGTGCCAAGCACCATCGCCCTTGACGGGTCACCGCTAGCGCAAAGGCGAGGCCAGACAACGCTTACGGCGAATCATTCTCGATTGAATTTTGATGCCCATGCCAGTACAGATTTTGGCAAACTACGTGGGTTTGTCGAATTTGATTTCTATGCGCCTCAAGCCACGCAACCGCGACTCCGGCATGCGTACGGAGAATGGGATTATGGCAACGTTAATCTAATAGCCGGACAGACTTGGTCAACCTTCATGGACCCCGCCACCTTGCCTCAGGCTCTTCCTGAAACGGCACAGCCTGGCTCGATTTTCGTTCGACAAGGGATCTTTCGCCTTACTCGTCGCGTCAGCGATTGTGTCAACATTGCGTGTGCTTTAGAAAACCCTAGCTCCGTCGACTTCACGCTGCCGGATCCCATCAACGATCAGCCGCTGCAACGCTTGCCCGACTTCGTTTCGAGGATCCGGTTCGCCAGCAACGATATCGGCACGTTTCAAATCGCTTCGCTGGTCCGGGGCATCGGGTATGAAGATCCGTTCGGGGATGAACACTTGCGGACCGGCTGGGGCGTCGCGTTGACTTCTCGGGTACAGCTCACCGGAACAGACAATCTCCGGATGGGTGTCACTGGCGGAGAAGGCATCGGAGGATACATGTTGGGACTGGCCGCAACGCAGTCCGCGGCCGCGCCCGATGTGGACGGCTTCCGAACCCTGGGGGCAACGGGAGCCTATCTATCGTTGCAACATTTCTTTTCGGATGAATTCCGCACGAACATGTATTACGGCCTGACGCGTGTTGAGTCGACTCCGCTGATGGCTTCAACGGCAGCCCGCGATCTTCAAAACGCCGCGATCAACCTGATCTGGTCACCGCGCCCCGGTTTCGGAGTGGGA
It contains:
- a CDS encoding porin; its protein translation is MRLICSVAVLVQPPSSSRTFAISMYQELTASIAVMWRLFVLILVLGILGVPLAKQGLTQDSDAKTRLSPTENADVEELRFEVEELRRLVAERNVSAQDLLEPPIDPQRLVEAGDSRGAILLPGTDVSLRIGGYARGEMIYDTGYVASGTLLVPSTIALDGSPLAQRRGQTTLTANHSRLNFDAHASTDFGKLRGFVEFDFYAPQATQPRLRHAYGEWDYGNVNLIAGQTWSTFMDPATLPQALPETAQPGSIFVRQGIFRLTRRVSDCVNIACALENPSSVDFTLPDPINDQPLQRLPDFVSRIRFASNDIGTFQIASLVRGIGYEDPFGDEHLRTGWGVALTSRVQLTGTDNLRMGVTGGEGIGGYMLGLAATQSAAAPDVDGFRTLGATGAYLSLQHFFSDEFRTNMYYGLTRVESTPLMASTAARDLQNAAINLIWSPRPGFGVGIEYNYNWREVRDLTTGDNHRTQFTIQFGL